The sequence below is a genomic window from Gossypium hirsutum isolate 1008001.06 chromosome A11, Gossypium_hirsutum_v2.1, whole genome shotgun sequence.
TTTCAATCTTTCAAGACATGAAAACTTGAAAAGCCAATATAAGTAGTAAAAACAGCTCAAGAGAAAATGTATAACAGATACCCCTTTCAACTTCACAACGGCATTGCAAGAGGTGTTCTGATCGTCCCATGTAAGCTATTGTCCCGACAGGCTTCTTCCCAGACCCCAGCTGGGAAACGGTCTTCATTAGAAACCTTGAAACCTAAAGAAACGTTTCCACTTGCATTGAAGTCAAAGATTCTTAACACAAATAGCAAGACATACTACTCTATACTCGGATTAAGTCTCCATTAGAATATTAGAATTCATCCCCTACCATACTGAAGAACAAAATAAAGATGATGAAAAGGTGTTGAAAGTAGAAGGGGTAATATTTTCTCATCTGACATACCTGTAAAAGTAGCACAACATTGTCGCCTTCATAAGTACAGGCAGGGACATAAACTGCAAATAACTCAGGGAGCCCACTGCTAGAAAGATAACCATGACCACCACATAATTTCCGGCATTCTTCGATTGCATCCTGCAACCATATTTGTTTCAGTCAAGCTAAAAACAACCcatccccccccccaaaaaaaaaaaaattaaaagatgctATTGACAGTTAAATTAAGAGATCATTTATGCCATCAAAATGGTGATCCAAGCGATATTTTACGAAATAACTGCCCCATcaaaatattcaatatattaacAAGGAAAAGTGACGGAGGTTAGTAATGTGACATACTGCAGTTGCAGAAGTAGTAACAGATTTTAACCCTGCAGTACATGCATGGACCTCAGGTAATGTGGAGAAATCATTGGCTTCCAATCTTCGAGTCACGTCAGTGTATAGCCATTTCAGCCACTCACCAACAAATCTGAAAGCATAGGCAGAAGCAAGCAAAGGGAAGAGTCTACTTTGCTGAGTTTTATAGTCAATCacctgaaataaaataaaataagtgttaaAGCATTCGATTCACATCAGCCTTCAGTACAAGCAAAATTAATTCTGGAAATTCAGCAGCTTGCAGATTCTTGAACACAATTATTGGAACATTACTACAAGAAAGTCTGTGAACCAAATTGTATACAGCAACCCAtatttgaaatatgtatataatatccAAAAGACGATCATACCTGGGTCTCCGGGCCACCATTATGCGAACCAAATTGTCTACGAACAGCACTATACCTTGTTGCAATACATACTGCCCTTGATAAAGCACAAGAAGCATCGGCTACAATTTTTTGTCGGACATATACCATCGTACCATAAACCAGCTGGCGAGGAACATCAGATTGCATAAATTTCCCTTCTCTTGTAACCTGTGAAACACTGCGACATTCGGAGAGGAATAAGAAAAAGCACACTTTAGAACAGTCAACATGTTTATCCATGAATATCATGCTATAGGAGTGAAGCTTCAACTTAGattaaaatttataagtttttggTTTCTTTCAGATGGTTTTCTTCCATCAATGAAaggaattttataaattttacatttctGAGCAGTCCAAAACTCCTGTACGCGTTGAGTGAAGTAGCTGAAACTTTTGCATCTTTATAACATCACTCAAGAGAAGTGCTCATTATAGGATCATCTAAGAAAAACTCATTTAGAAGATACTTCCCAACATGAAAATCTAAACTTATCGGTAAACTTAAACCCTTAATCAAATGACAGATGAAATATTTACCTTCAGAAAAAAGTATCAGACAAAAGAGACAAGACATAGAGGCAAGGTTAGAGAACAAACCCCATTAGCATTTGGTCCCTTGGAATGCGAACATGATCAAATCTCAGAACACCATTATCCATGCTGTTATATGCCCCACTTCCAAATTTCATTCCAATATCTCCCACTGTTATGCCAGGAAGAGGTAAGTGATCGTCCAAGCTACGCAGCTGGACAATAAAACCTGAAAAAGGGACATTCAGAATTAATATACAAAATACCAGCAAAATAAGTAAGTTTATGCATTTCATACTTACCATGCACTCCATGGTCTTGTCCATCTGTAATAAGACGAGCATAAACCAAAGCATGTGTGGATACTTTACCCAGTCCACCAGGCCACCACTATTAATGACAAACCCCATTAGCGAATGTTAAGTCAAGAAGATACATTAAGATCGATTTAAGCTTAAAGCCTTTCAATAAGAATGTATAGTGCCCTTACGAAAACTACAACAGAACACAGGTAAAAGAGGAGAGAGCAGTTGAGGGTGTCTCAGTTAAGAAGAATTGAGAACGACAACTGAAGCACCTCTCGTGATATAGTTCATAGAAAGATGTAACTAATCAATGTCAAAGAAAGAATCAGTTAAAGGCTTGTTAACCATTTTACGCACTTTGCTTGAAGTCAATGTGGGACTATGAATGACGAATTCATCAGTCTCAGGATCAAATGTTGCAGTCGTCTCTAGCCCTTGGACATTGGAGCCATGACCAAGCTCAGTTTGTGCATAGCATCCAATAATTTGCATCTTATATGCCATTGGAAGCCACTTCTGTTGCTGCTCCTCATTTCCTTGTCCTTTAATTGCAGGTATGAACATTCCCTGTCAAGAAAATATACAAAGAAGGTTAAGAAAACTCTTTGAAGAAATGTCATATTAAATTCCCTGCTAACATTTTATATTAAATTCGGGAAATTAATCAACCAAGGCATGTTACGTTTTCCAAACATACATTTACATGTGAAGATTAGAAACAGGAAAAGAAAAATAGGAACTTACCCAGTGAAGATCTGTGAAAACAGGCTGATCGACAAAAAACCTTAATTTAGAGGCCTCTTCTTCTGTTAAAAGGGAAGATTTCTATTAAACCAGATATGTCCATGGGAAAAATCAatttagaagaagaaaaaaaacacagCTGAAAAACAAACCAGAGAGACGAAGCTCAATTATCCGCTTCCATGCATGAGCAGCTTTTCGCAAAGTATCTTTAAACAAGTCCTTCCTAGATAGCATAGTTCTATTATCCTTTCGAAAGACCTTCAGAAAACAgcaacaaaattatttaaaaatggagttaaaataaaaaaatgtcaatATTAAAAGTGACTTTAATCCATTAGGTCGGTGAACaggtaaaaaactaaaaaatcttGATTAACAACAAGATCACTAGCACAGGCAGAAACATAATAGCCAGAAAAAACAAATATTTCGTCATTTAACGTTTTCAATCATGCCAATTCTTGTGAAACCAATGAATAACAGTACACCAATGTCAAAAAGTTCAGCTTAACCTTTTTCCTACATGTTCTCGGGAATCAAACTGCAGAAAGAAAGTTAGCTCAGAAAGTAAAATGAATCACTGGCAACAGTGAAAAATGATAAGATGCTCTCTAATATTGGattttaagttgaattttgaattaGTACTTCCAGTCCCCTCGAAAGAAACTAAGAGATCAAcagaaaacaaaaggaaaagtGGAAAACAAACAGATCAGTCAACAACAACTAgataacaaatttaaaacataaactttgctttcacatgctttTATCCcccaaaaataacaaatcaaagaaaaaaaaaactcaccgGATCGCTAGCAACGAGACGAGCAACTCGATCGGAGATCTCATAAGCTTGGCGAGAACCAGCCCAAACGATCTTCATCTCTTCCACATCAAACTCCGCCTTTCTCCGCTCTTCCGCATGGTAATCCAACGCCtccatttttttccttcttttggtTTCTCGATTCGAATTAGAGCTTGAAAAAgaacaatttttcaaaaaaaaaaaagtatattgattttggaaaaacaaaaagaaaagattaatAATATAGGATCAGCCTGGATTGAATATACTGTGTGCCGGATTTCAGTTgaatatataatttcttttgatAAAAAGTTTGATATTAAAAGACAGTTTTGAGGACACGTCACTGATTATGGCTTATGGCACGAATCTTACTGTCTGAATCAATCTAAACCGGCCATTAAAAAACACGTGATTTATTTTTGGTCAATGTTTTAATTACggagaaataaaatagaaacaaagaaaaataggaAAATGGGGATTTTGGAGACCGACAAGTTTGAACGCTAATATATTCGGATTTGGGAATCTACGATGATCCCGATTTCCGACCATTTATCttctctttttatataaaaactaatacTAATCTATACTGCAAGACATAAAGGGTTTTCTTCTTGGACACCTGTTCTTAATTTCTTTTACATTAATGATAATAATTGTTAATTTTCAATTCTATTAATCTACCttttaattatatgaaaatgtgaaagttgaatttccatcttaatttaaatattttattttaattacaatattaacataaatttgaagaattgttaatattgttaaattttttattaaattcaagtccGTCATAATTCTATTTTTGTGACATGACTATCAagtgaatagtttttttttaattttaagatatcacatcaataaatttaacaattttaaccattaaacttaaattattaaattagaaaaataaaaagtctaaattatttaaaaaaatataacggCAAAATTCTAAATACGCCAGAGTATAAAAACTTAAAGGTTactgtaataccccatacccgtacttgagaccgggataggatacgaggcattaccgaaattttcagaataatttcaattaatttatattatttagtattcattttcatgtttcatgtaacatccttttcgtatattcaattcaaaatatcatataaaatacgatacaatacttaaattgtCATATTTACTTGCTCATTCAGGGTATCTGAACCTACCTGattaaattgcagaaataccaaaatttaggggtatattggtaatttaccattttctcaaatttcacccaatcttaaattgataatttcatttaatttattaatttagataataaaacaatttatacccttcaatttagtcatttttgacatttttataaaattaccctctaaagttttacttttattcaatttagtccatgagcttaaaacatgcaaattagctatgctaactgaatattcatatatattttttcctcctcctcctctccattccgcatccttaatgtatataacattcttgtaagtacgatttcataatttacttattaatgctcacatcaatctattcacacgagtcatagtcactcaattatttataattcgagctatagagctcaaaattaagatccgtaaattttccgtaaaactagactcacatatcattctaccataaaattttaagaatttttggtttagccaattagtacagtttattcatttaagttttccctgtttcactatccaacagttctgacctctcttcactaaaaattaattatatcacagtacaaaactcggataatgttcccattgctttctattgaaaatagactcattaaggattctaagcatataaatttgagactctaattaattttctccaatttttggtgattttccaaagtcaaaacagggaaacccgaattcattctaacattgtctcacaaaattcattatatgtcataatttacaaatccattgcttacaccgtttcttctatgaaaaactagaatcaataagctttaatttcatattttattcatcttctaattcgatttctacaatttatggtgatttttcaaagttagtctacttctgctgtccaatattgttttagttcaagatgtttattaccatttttcctctaaatttcaaaggtcatacaattcagtccttgctcaattagcccatctattaagctaatttttctcaattaacattttattccatcattctaaactattacacaatctttaaaaatcagaattttaacactaaaccttaattcacaactttttcataattaggtcctaaaatcaatttctattgaaattacctgataaaatcatcaaacaacaaaatcaaagcttcaaattcattttatttcatcataaacagctaacacttatcaatgatagcttttaattttgttcataaaatcaaaaactaacgaattaaacacttggacctaattgtaaaagtcacaaaaacataaaaatctcaaagaaaagggtaagaattgaactcacatatgtcaaagtgtgaaaaaccagcagctttcagacctcccatggcgtttttgctgaagaaaaatgatgatatctctagatttttcaaatttgtcttgttttatatgtttaatttgcaaaatttcccattttgcccttgtttctccctgtctttttttctgattttcttgcccaaccgtccagcccatacaatttgggtccaattgtcttttaaatccctcctttttaatcacttaaactatttaatcacaatttaataaatttcacactattttcaatttagtcctttttaattaattgactaaccaaacgttaaaattttctaacgaaactttaatactaacttaataacactccataaatatttataaaaatatttatggctcggtttataaatccgaggtcttgatacctcgttttcaaccaaatttacctgattaattcttttaaaatcacaaaattcactaattaaaaacaattcttttaagttcgcacttggcctataattattatttgttaaaatttctaaacatactcgtcggatttagtgatctcgaatcactgtttccgacaccactgaaaaatttggctgttacagtTACTaacctttaatttttaattattttatctaaaaataattagctgAACTAGAAGTATGAATCGAAAATCATactaataatatcaaatttaacaatAATAAGTATTTGAAATACTAACAAAtacttgttttatttcttttatatatttccttttaattatttttttagtcaaTTCTTTTTAATTATGTTACTATATACACTCTATATACATTTATCATCAACCTAACTTTATTTATTGAAACTTTTAACAATATATCAATATTTttcatttgataattattaaattctaaAACTTTTTGTTTGACTTAAAATGACAGCTACTTCGTCaacaaaaaaagtaatttaatgtGGGTAGATGTCAACTTTTAAATAAATCCTCCACgttatatttatacatttgaaaATACATTTGttatattaatgaaattttttagaTTTCGCTTGACAAATATTTTAGaaagatataataatatatttttaaaaaaagacatataataaatttttaaaatttattgtaaaataaGAAATGTACTGTTAGTATATTagataatattaatatttgatatattaataatatatatttttattctacaaataattttaaaaaaattgtcattgtttttttaatatttattttttaaataaattactaTACTTTCTATTTGTATagcatattatatatttaaattaaaggtttttgtatttaatttaaaaaaataatataggtCGAGTAAGAACGTATATATGGATAATTGATATGTGATGTTGATATAAAGCATGATTATGGGTTGCCTTGAATTGATTTTATCCCTACGGATAAGAAGCACGCGCATAAGAACAGCACCAAATCAATCATTAcggacaaaaaaaattaagtttcagAAATTTTAAAACTCCCGTTATTCGAATTTAAATGTTTCAAtacttaattcaaataatttcaaatttaattgagtttttaacttttaattaataattaattttttcaattagaACTTAAATACAAACAAGCAACTTTATCTCAAACAGACAACCTAGTCAACTACAAGAATCATGCTTAAATACACATAACTGGATCCAATGCTTCCTTAGTATCAACTATATCCGTATCTAATATTTATATCTAAGTCCGACTAGcataatttttaacatttcaattatAGGAATAAAAAGTAAAGAATATTGTAATAGATACTAAAAGGGATAAAGATTATtggataaactattaaaataatatttttgtttgtctcgagatatattttagttatttatgtttgaaatgttacgttttaatcacttacatTATTATATCGTAACATTTTAGATATTTAACCGTTAATTTTTGTTAACGATATAATGGTAAACTGACccgttaaattattattttaaataaaaagtttaaaaatttaacttaaaattactaattttaatatatttaaactttttctaattttttctttaattttcttaaaacattttataattatttttattacaatattatttttaatatatttttttctaatatttatctttctgctgtttaatttgttgagaagcagaattttttttaaaagctaCGCTTTTTGAAACTCTGTCTGAAACAAAGATGGCTGAAGGAAGCAATAAAGACGTTCAAAGTGTTAGCTTTATGCGAGGAATTAGTGGAAGCCTGCGACGAAATAAGTTGGAAAACTCCTACCAAAATCCAAGCAGACGCCATGCCCCACGCTCTCGAAGGTTCTcccttctttttaaaaaattatctttaGTACTTTGTTTgattcaattcttttattttgtgtttaaaaGATTTGTGTGGATTTTCGTATTGAAGGGAATGATTTGATTGGGCCTTCCCAAACGGGTACCGGTAGAACCGCGGCGTTTACTCTTCCCATACTCCATGCGCTTTTGGAATGCCATTCGAAACAAGGATATAAATGTGCACCTGTATTTTTTGCTTTGGTGCTTTCCCAAACACGGTCTGCTATCAAACAAGTTGCTTAATTTCGTTGTCAAaaaagatttttctttttcttgttggaTCTTGTTTGGTTTAGTCATATTTGTTATTGCAGGGACCAACAACTATCAATGTCCATGAGACTTTATCTGTCTAAGAAATCATATCAAAAGATTAAACATGCAAGACTTACAACTCTCCACAGTTGAAGAAAACCCCTCCACGCTTCCTTTAAGTCCCACAAGTTGCATATCATTGAACATAGGATTTAAAGGTAACAGCATCGTTAGAAATAATCTTTACATTGGTAATCGGTGGATTTTTCCAACATGACCTCAAAAACTGAAAAAAAGATTGGGTTTTTGAAGaagatttgaaaagttttaattaaggttttgggttttgaTTTAGAAGCGAGAAAGACAAGTTTGGGGGAGTATTAGCCATGGAAAAAGGGGAAGGTTTCAAGCATAAAAGCTAACAGTTAGATGATTCGTTTGGCACGTGATGTGCACGCTcacagaaaaataaataaataaaattgtggACCAGCAAATTCaggaattaataaaattattagaactTACAGCGTATAGATATAGCTTGTGGATCCAATTGCATTTGGAATCTGGAATTTTTGCAAGCAAAACATGGCTGGTTTGGCCTAAAATGTGCTGTTGTAAGTTTCCCGCCAAAATATACCACACTGTTAACAAGATAGttacttcttttttttctgtCTAATAGAATTGAAATTTCAGGCTTGAGTTGTTTTTAGTTTATACTTTACATGTCTAAAGTATGGCAGAGTTGTTTgctgactttgaaaattttggcttcttaattttttcttatcataaatcaatttatttggattgcttaaattttgtttgaaagcTTGTTGGAGGGGTGGAACTCATGCAACAACAAATTGCTCTTGGGAAGCAGCCGCACATTATTGTAAGTTCATTTGTTCTCCCCCCTGTCATATTATCTAGAACTTCAAGTAAATTTGAGCTTAAAGGATCTAGGTTAAGTTGACCTGTGGTATAAGACTTGGTTGCTATCATAAAGATGCGGATAACAGTTAGATAGATAAAAATTTATTGCAATACTAGTGTGTTGAGTTGTTTATGCCTCCTTCTCTAAGTTGTTTATTTTCTAAGATGTAGTGACAGAGATTATGCTACATGGCATCTGGTATGTTTATGCTTGATCTATGGCTGTCACGATCCTCTTCCTTAATCATGATATATTGGTTCACCACACTATATGAATGAATATCCCTTGTATGGTACTGATGTCATCTAGGTTAGCAGTGATAACTAGTTTCTTTATGATTTACTTGCTAAGAATTACGGAGAGGGCTATGTACCTTAGGTTTTGGTATTTCTGTGAGTTTATTTAGTTAACATCATGTGCCTTGGTGTTCACTTTGATGGAAAAACTATATCTAGAGTTTATATGGTATTTTCTTACTGTTAGTAAGCTTCCTTAAAGGTGAAAGTAATACCCGAAGAGAAAAATGTTAGTATCCTTCTGCTTTTAGTAGCTATCAATTTTTAGGATGCACATAGACAATGATGAGGAAAGAGGTACCTTAGGACAAAGAATACatctgaatctttttttttttttaatgattgaaATTTAATCTTCACCCTGTAGGTTGGAACTCCTGGACGCCTCATGGATCACCTAACCAATACTAAAGGTTTTTCTCTTAGCATGCTAAAATACTTGGTAAGAATTTCTTCTACATCTTCCTCCTTCTATCTTTTAAATTCCCTTTCTATTCAGTAATTGTGGTCGTATTTTAGTATAAAATGACCGAGTCTTTTTTTGTGAAAGATTTGTTATTCTTTTTCCAACCTTTTTCTTGAGGCAAccttttgtcttttttattttagCTTATAATAAATCTATTGTATTATATGTCTTATTGGTTCTGTTAAATAACTTTTCACCTTCATGATATGAATGCCAATGTCTTACATGGCACTTGAAACTAGAGTCAATGCCTCCATATAAGAGTTGTTGGTTGATATAATTGGAGTAAAGGAGTAATAAAATACCTATCTTGTAACTTGCATTTCTTGTTGACTGTTTGATATGCATATATGATATGCATATATTGTTGAAATAATATGTGCATGTATTTGACTGGTCTTACATGAGGCAGATAAGTTGCTGAATGAGGATTTTGAGAAAGCACTTCATGATATTTTGTATTTTCTTGGCACCCATATTTGTTTTCTGCAACCATGACCGACAAGGTATGCGGGGGAAAGCGAATATTTTAAGTATTCTTTAAGAAATATGTCCATATACTATTTTGAGTCTTATTCCTTGTGATAACATTTGTTTTATGCAACCATGACCAAAAAAGGTGTGTTTgggaaacaaatattttatgtattcTTAAGAAACATGTTCATATACCATTTTCTGTTTCAAATTGGATGTGGGTTAGAAACTATAAGCAAAAATACGTTCAAGATCTGTATAGCTGAACCTTGTAATCAAGGGCTAGTTTGATCTTGGTTATTGTGAGttaataattttgcaaaaaaGAAGGAAGTAGTGCATTGATTGCTCTTTCTTACTGTGTATACATATGTTTTCTTATTAGGACCCAAAAAATATCAAGGCTTTGATCATGTGGATATGAATGTTTTTTGTTTTTCTCCCCTCATGTTGCCTTATTTAATCTGCCATCAGGGAACAGTATTTTCACAGTTTGACCTGATTTATACATTATGAAtggttttattttagttaatgttTGGCTATAATCTTGATTGATTTTATAGGTGAAGAAGCTGCAAAGGGCATGCCTGAGAAACCCTGTGAAGGTTGATGATGCTATTTAAGCAAAAATTTTCTGCAATCTCCTTAttctaattttaatgttttaaagaCTTTCAATTTTTCTGTTTCCATTTTAGATTGAAGCTGCGCAAAAATATTCTACTGTTGACACGTTGAAGCAACATTATCGGTTCGTAGCTGCAAAGAACAAGGTTCCTGAATCTTTTTAGCATCAAATTTCTTCTTCAAAGATGTGAACTATGATATGGATCATCAGACCTGTGTGATGATTTTCATGATGGTTTTGTGCTGAAATTCTATCTTTGAGAGAGATCAAGTTACTGAAAAAGATCGAGGAAACTTTTTGGTCCATGTGATACTAGATGCACTTGAGTTTAGTCGTAATCGTCATTGTGTTTGTTAAAGTAATATGAAAATACTATAGAATAACTTGAGTTGAATCAATGGTAGTGAATGTGTCACAGGTTTAGCACACCTTGTGACCCCTAGTTGGTGTGCAAGAGAAACTTTCTGGAACCTGCTAGACTACTGATCCTGCAGTGAAGGCAGCAACTGGATCCATGATTTGTGTGATTCAATTTTCATACCTTAAAACTTTTACATCTTAGTGCCACAGTTTGAACAACTAAATTTGACACCCTTTACCTTTTTGGACCCTTAATAGATAGCTGTATTCAGTTGTCTTCACTTCCTGGAAACTGGCATGTTAAATACTAATATTAGCACCAGAACCCAGTTTGAGCAAAACATAGATCATATAAGCTAGGCCCGGCAATCTTTGACAGTAAGTACGAGTGTTCATGCTTCGTGGTTGAATaaggaatttaatttttgtagctGGAACTAGATTATAATCCAGTCATGATAATTCTTTTCTGTTAGTACTGTAAACGGATGAAGCATGAAAGATCTGTGTATTGTTGCTTTTCTTGTTACTAGATATCTAAgtggtttttttatatattttattttgttgtgaTTACAGGATTGCTTTCatgtttatattttgattcagaTGTCAGGATGTACATCTATGGTTTTCACTCGAACATGTGATCAAACTCGCCTTCTGTCTTTGCTTCTTCGTGATCGTAATGTAAAGGCAGTCTTCATTAGTGGTCAAATGACTCAGGTATCTTTCCCGTGTggtgatattttgatttatgttTCTGCTCTACAATTGGGGAGTGCAATTATAACTTGTGCACTTTGTTGACGTATTTATAGGCAAATAGGCTAGAATCCTTGAATAAGTTCAAGTCTGGGCAGTATAACGTACTTGTCTGCACTGATGTGGCTGGTAGAGGACTTGACATTCCATCTgtggatatggttattaagtaTGATATCCCCACAAACCCTAAGATTGGACTTTACATATTCCATACCCTGAAAAAACATGCATTCTGTTATTCTACAAAATGATCTGGTCTTTAAAAGATAAGAGAGCTACTGCTGCCTGTATTTTTTGCTAATTTTTATGTAGGTACACA
It includes:
- the LOC107924286 gene encoding peroxisomal acyl-coenzyme A oxidase 1, whose amino-acid sequence is MEALDYHAEERRKAEFDVEEMKIVWAGSRQAYEISDRVARLVASDPVFRKDNRTMLSRKDLFKDTLRKAAHAWKRIIELRLSEEEASKLRFFVDQPVFTDLHWGMFIPAIKGQGNEEQQQKWLPMAYKMQIIGCYAQTELGHGSNVQGLETTATFDPETDEFVIHSPTLTSSKWWPGGLGKVSTHALVYARLITDGQDHGVHGFIVQLRSLDDHLPLPGITVGDIGMKFGSGAYNSMDNGVLRFDHVRIPRDQMLMGVSQVTREGKFMQSDVPRQLVYGTMVYVRQKIVADASCALSRAVCIATRYSAVRRQFGSHNGGPETQVIDYKTQQSRLFPLLASAYAFRFVGEWLKWLYTDVTRRLEANDFSTLPEVHACTAGLKSVTTSATADAIEECRKLCGGHGYLSSSGLPELFAVYVPACTYEGDNVVLLLQVSRFLMKTVSQLGSGKKPVGTIAYMGRSEHLLQCRCEVERAEDWLKPNVILEAFEARAARMSVTCAKNLNNFPNQEEGFAQLATDLAEAAVAHVQLIIVSKFIEKLHQDIPGKGVKRQLEILFNVYALSLLHKHLGDFVTSGCITPKQGALANEQLRLLYSQVRPNAIALVDAFNYTDHYLGSVLGRYDGNVYPKLYEEAWKDPLNETVVPDGYHDYIRPILKQHIRVARL
- the LOC107923226 gene encoding DEAD-box ATP-dependent RNA helicase 10 isoform X5, whose amino-acid sequence is MTDKVKKLQRACLRNPVKIEAAQKYSTVDTLKQHYRFVAAKNKDCFHVYILIQMSGCTSMVFTRTCDQTRLLSLLLRDRNVKAVFISGQMTQANRLESLNKFKSGQYNVLVCTDVAGRGLDIPSVDMVIKYDIPTNPKIGLYIFHTLKKHAFCYSTK
- the LOC107923226 gene encoding DEAD-box ATP-dependent RNA helicase 10 isoform X3, yielding MQQQIALGKQPHIIVGTPGRLMDHLTNTKGFSLSMLKYLVKKLQRACLRNPVKIEAAQKYSTVDTLKQHYRFVAAKNKMSGCTSMVFTRTCDQTRLLSLLLRDRNVKAVFISGQMTQANRLESLNKFKSGQYNVLVCTDVAGRGLDIPSVDMVIKYDIPTNPKIGLYIFHTLKKHAFCYSTK
- the LOC107923226 gene encoding DEAD-box ATP-dependent RNA helicase 10 isoform X1 gives rise to the protein MQQQIALGKQPHIIVGTPGRLMDHLTNTKGFSLSMLKYLVKKLQRACLRNPVKIEAAQKYSTVDTLKQHYRFVAAKNKDCFHVYILIQMSGCTSMVFTRTCDQTRLLSLLLRDRNVKAVFISGQMTQANRLESLNKFKSGQYNVLVCTDVAGRGLDIPSVDMVIKYDIPTNPKIGLYIFHTLKKHAFCYSTK
- the LOC107923226 gene encoding DEAD-box ATP-dependent RNA helicase 10 isoform X2 encodes the protein MQQQIALGKQPHIIVGTPGRLMDHLTNTKGFSLSMLKYLVKKLQRACLRNPVKIEAAQKYSTVDTLKQHYRFVAAKNKDCFHVYILIQMSGCTSMVFTRTCDQTRLLSLLLRDRNVKAVFISGQMTQANRLESLNKFKSGQYNVLVCTDVAGRGLDIPSVDMVIKYTSIKWVEQLVLEDLVLLSHE
- the LOC107923226 gene encoding DEAD-box ATP-dependent RNA helicase 10 isoform X4, whose product is MQQQIALGKQPHIIVGTPGRLMDHLTNTKGFSLSMLKYLVKKLQRACLRNPVKIEAAQKYSTVDTLKQHYRFVAAKNKDCFHVYILIQMSGCTSMVFTRTCDQTRLLSLLLRDRNVKAVFISGQMTQVHIHQVGRTARAGRSGLAISRVNQYELDNKVTRVSCFRGGSHAIL